The Pseudoxanthomonas sp. SL93 genome segment CCATCCTGCTGCTCGGGTTGACCGGCGCGGTGCTGGCGCGCGCGCTGTGGATCCGCTTCGTGCCGCCCGAGGGTCATATGCTGGCCGACGGCGAAGCCCCGGCGCTGCGAGCGGAGGTCGAACGCATCCGCGAGGCGGTGGGCGCGCAGCGCCTGCACGGCCTCGTCATCGATGCGCAACTCAACGCCGCCGCGGCCCATGTGCCGGCAGGTTTCGGGTTGTGGCGCCAACGGCACTACCTGGTCCTGGGGCTGCCGCTGTTGCAGCTGCTCGACCGCGAAGAGCTGGCCTCGGTGATCGCGCACGAATTCGGCCACTTCCACGATGGGCGGCGACGCTTTTCCAGCTGGATCTACCGGTCACGCGTGGGCTGGCACCGCGTGCTGGACGGGCTGTCGCGGCAGGCGCTGGGGTCGCAGGTGCTGTTGCTGCTGTTCTTCCGCTGGTACGCACGCTGTTTCGACGAGCACAGCTTCGTGCTGGCGCGGCGGCAGGAGTACGCCGCCGACGCCGCGGCGCAGGCCGTGGCAGGCACGACCCCCACCGCCACGGCGCTGGTGCGCGTCGCCCTGGCATCGGACTGGCTGGCACGCGAGTTCTGGCCGGACATCGAGCGCACTGCGCATGCGCAGGCTTATCCGCCCGTGCATGTGGGCGCCAGCCAGGCGCGCGGGCTGGCCGACCAGCGACGCCAGCAGACTCGGCTACCTGCGTGGCTCCTGGCCCATGTGCCGGACCCCTACGACACCCATCCAGGTCTGGCGCAGCGGCTGGCGGCACTGGACGCCGGCCACGATCTTCGCCTCGACAGTGCGCTGCCGCCCGCCGCGGCAGGGCTGCTGGGTGTCGAGCTGGTCGACCGGCTGGAACAGCGTTTCAGCCGCGAGTGGCAGGCGGGGGCAAAGCCGGAGTGGGAAGCGCGCCACCGGCGCCTGCAGGCGGAACGGCAACGGCTGGAGGCGCTGGAGGCTGATCCTCGCCGTTTGCCAGCCGAGTGGATCGAGTACGCGGCCTTGATGGAGGAGCACCGCCCCGCCACCGATGCCGCGCCGCTGTACCGGGAGGCGTTGCGCCACTCGCCCGCGCACGCGGTGGCGCACGGGCGTCTTGGCATGCTGCTGCTGCGGCGGGGCGACGACGAGGAAGGCGTTGAACACCTGCAGCGCGCGATGCGGCTGGACGCCGGTCTCGTGCCCGTGCTGCTGCGCGACCTGGACGACCACGTGCGCACGCTGGCGCCGGAGGCGCCGCTGCATGCCCTTGCGGTGCGGTTGCGCGAGGCGTTCGAGGCCGGCCCCACGGCCGCGCACGGCGACGGGGTGGCGGAAGAAGCCTATTCACCGCACGGCCTGGACGCCTCGCAGCTGCAGGCCATCCGCCGCGTGATGGCGGGTTACGAGCGCATCGCCGCCGCCTGGATCGTGCGCCGGAAGGCGCCGGGCCTGTCGGTGGAACCGCACTTCGTGGTGCTGCTGGAGTGGGCGGGTTCGGTGGCCAGTGAAATCGCCGCCGTCCCCCGCCTCACCGCCCAGTTGGCGCTGCCGGGCACCTTCAGCGTCCTCACCACCACCCGGCGCACGCCCGAGCTGCGCCAGCTCAGGCCACGGGTGGGCGAACCGGTCCACCAGCGGCGGTAACCGGCCGGCCACGGCAGGGGCGTTAGAATGCACGCCCTTTCGTTTTCCCGAGCTGCCTCAATGAGCGACTGGTCCACCGACCGAGCCCGCAAGACCTACTCCATCCCGCACTGGGCGGAGGGGTACTTCGACGTGGACAGCGCCGGCCGCATCGTGGTCTCGCCGAAGGGCGCGCAGGGTCCGCTCATTCCGTTGCCCGAGGTGGTGGATGCCGCGCGCGCGCAGGGCGCGCAGCTGCCGCTGCTGGTGCGGTTCCCGGACATCCTGGGCGACCGCCTGGCCAAGCTGCAGTCGGCCTTCGCGCAGGCGCAGGCCGACTGGGAATACAAGGGCGGCTACACGGCGGTCTATCCGATCAAGGTCAACCAGCACCGTGGCGTCGCCGGCACGCTGGCTTCGCATGCCGGCGAAGGCTTCGGCCTGGAAGCCGGCAGCAAACCCGAACTGATGGCCGTGCTGGCGCTGTCGCGCCCCGGCGGCCTGATCGTCTGCAACGGCTACAAGGACCGCGAGTACATCCGCCTGGCGCTGATCGGCCGCAAGCTGGGCCTGCAGACCTTCATCGTCATCGAGAAGCCGTCCGAGCTGGCGCTGGTCATCGAGGAATCGCACAAGCTGGGCGTGAAGCCCGGCCTGGGCGTGCGCATGCGGCTGGCCACGCTGGGTGCGGGCAAGTGGCAGAACAGCGGCGGCGACAAGGCCAAGTTCGGCCTGTCCCCGCGCCAGGTGCTGGACCTGTGGAAGCAGCTGCGCGACGCCGGCCTGCAGGACACGCTGGGCCTGCTGCACTTCCACATGGGCTCGCAGATCAGCAACGTGCGCGACATCGCCAACGGCATGCGCGAGGCGACCCGTTATTTCGTCGAACTGTCGAAGCTGGGCGCGACCATCAGCCACGTCGATGTCGGCGGCGGCCTGGGAATCGATTACGAAGGCACGCGTTCGCGCAGCTACTGCTCGATCAACTACGGCCTTGGCCAGTACGCCAGCAACATCGTGCAGCCGCTGGCCGAGGCCTGCGAGCAGCATGCCCTCACGCCGCCGCGCATCGTCACCGAATGCGGCCGCGCAATGACGGCGCACCACGCCGTGCTGGTGGTCAACGTGTCCGAAGTCGAGCAGGCGCCGGAGGGCCGCGTGCCGCCGTCGCACGACGACGAGCCGGCGGTGATCCGCCACCTGCGCGAGATCCATGGCGAACTGGACACGCGGCCGGCGGTCGAACTGTTCCACGAAGCGCAGCACCACCACAGTGAGGGCCTGTCGCTGTACGCACTGGGCCAGATCGACCTGGTGCACCGCGCGCGCATCGACGACCTGTTCTACGCCATCGCGCATGCCGTGCGCGCGCGGCTGAGCAGCGACGAGCGCAGCCACCGTGACCTGCTGGATGAGCTGAACGAGCGCCTGGTCGACAAGTACTTCGTCAACTTCAGCGTGTTCGAATCGATCCCGGATGTCTGGGCGATCGACCAGGTGTTCCCGATCGTGCCCATTGAACGGCTGGACGAAGCGCCGACGCGCCGCGGCATCATCGCCGACATGACCTGCGACTCGGACGGCATGGTGAAGACCTACGTCGAGAACGAAGGCCTGGATTCCTCGCTGCCGCTGCATGCGATGAAGCACGGCGAGAGCTACCGGCTGGGCATCTTCCTGGTCGGCGCGTACCAGGAGATCCTGGGCGACATCCACAATCTGTTCGGCGACACCGACGCGGTGGAAGTCAGCGCCGATGCCGGCACCGGTTACCTGCTCACCCAGCAGCGCCGCGGCGATACCACCGACGTGATGCTCGACTACGTGGGCTACCAGCTCGCCGACCTGCGCGCGGTGTATCGCCAGCGCGTGGAAGAGGCCGGGTTGTCGGCCGACGAATCGAAACTGCTGTCTGACGCGCTGGAAGCGGGGCTTACCGGTTACACCTACCTCTCGGACGAACCGCTGGCGTAGTGTGCGCTCTGCGCACGGCCTCGCGATGCCGGATGTCCCGTGACGTGCGCGTGGCGCACGCTACGGGAGTGCGAAGCAACTACGCGCGCGCGACTTGGAAGCCCGCCACCGACTGCGACACCGGCATGATCTCCAGCCGGTTGATATTGAGGTGCGGCGGCAGGGTGGCGACGTAGAAGATGGTGTCGGCGATGTCCTCGGCCGTCATCGGCGCGGCGCCGGTGTACAGCTTGTCCGATGCCTGCCGGTCGCCATGCGTGCGCACCAGGGTGAATTCGGTTTCGGCCATGCCAGGTTCGATGGTCGTCACGCGCACGCCGGTGCCATGCAGGTCGCTGCGCAGCCCCAGCGAGAACTGGCTGACGAACGCCTTGCTGCCACCGTAGGTGTTGCCGCCCGGGTAGGGATACACGCCCGCCACCGAGCTGATGTTGATGATCGCGCCCTTGCGCTCCACCAGCAGCGGCAGCAAGCGGTGCGTCAGTGTGACCAGTGCGGTGATGTTGGTGTCGATCATCGTGCGCCAGTCGGACAGCAGCGCGCTCTGCGCTGGTGCGGTGCCCTGCGCCAGGCCTGCGTTGTTCACCAGCAGGTTGATGCCGCGAAAGTCTTGCGGCAATGCCGCCAGCGCGACATCCATCGCGGCTTCGTCACGGATATCGAACGCGGCGGCGTGCACGTGGTCGGCACCCAGTTCATCCACCAGCGCCTGCAGGCGTTCGGCCCGGCGGCCGGTGGCGATCACGCGCCAGCCCGCGGCCACGAAGCGGCGGGTGGCGGCGGCGCCGAAGCCGGAGGTGGCGCCAGTGATGAGAGCGGTACGGGTCATGAGTGGTTCGCCGGGAGTGGGTAACGCATCAGGGGGTACGGGGCCGTGCGCGGGCTTCGTCATGCAGTCGCATCAGTTCGTCGTGCGTCACCAAGTGGCGACCGGTGATCCGCCCCGCGTCCACACGCAGCAGCAGGTAACGCGGATAGGTCGTGGAATAGCCCATGTGCACATTCGTGCCCGGCTCGCCCTGCGCTACGGCCAGGTCGCCACTGAACCAGCTCGCCGCGAGCGGACCTTGCTGTCCAGGAAACAGTGCATCGATGGCCAAGGGTTCTTCCGGCTGCCGACAGGCGTGGGCGACCATTGATTCGAGGTACAACATGTCCTCGCGCACTGACCAACGTGCCATGTAGCCGCGCCAGTTGGCAGTGCAGCTCCCCATGGCGGGTCCGAGTGCGTTGGTGAGCCGGCGCCAGGTGGCGGCATCATTCAGTACGGGCGCCAGCGGCTCGGCCGGCAATACGTAGTCCTGTCCGGCGATCCGGATGCGGTCGGGAATCTGTTCCGTGGCAGCGCTGATGCCGGACAAGGCCAGCAGCACGACAGCCCAGACCCCCTGCCTCAGCCGGCGCGACTTCACTGCGCCTTGATCGCCATGGCCGGCAGACCACCGCTGGCGAGCTTCTGCTTCGCTTCGGCCAGTTCGCCAGCGGTGCCGTAAGGGCCCATGCGCACGCGGTACACCGTCTTGCCGTTGATCTGGGCGGATTCGACGCGGGCGCTCAGGCCGAGCAGGGCGATCTTCGCCTTGGTCGCTTCGGCATCGCCCGAGGCGCCGAAGGCCCCGGCCTGCAGGATGTAGCGCGCGTTGTTGTCCGCGCTGGCGACGGTGGCCGGTTTGGGCGGGGCGTTGTTGGAGGACGGCGTTGCGGGCGGTGTGGTTGCCGTCGTGGTGGTCGCAGCCGTCTCGTTGATGGGCGTCGGCTGCGGCGCCGTTGCAGCGGTGCCGGGCGTGTTCGTGGATGCCGCGGGGACCGGCGCATTGCCGGCCAGTGCGGCGCGCGCCTTGCGGGCTTCTTCCTCGCGTGCGCTGGCGGCCAGTTCGGCGTCGGACATCTGCACTTCCTTGCCTGGCAGCAGGGTGTAGAAGTCGTACTGCGTTTCCTTCGCCGTGGCGTCATCGGCCGGCGTGGCCGTGGCGGGACCCTCGGCGTCGGTGGCCGGGGTTTCCGGCACCACCGCATCCACGTCCGCGCTGTCGATCGGCGCCGGCTGTGCGTCGGGGTTCGGCTGAGGACGGAAGAAGCCGTCGCCGTCCTTCTTCATCAGGCCGGGGGCGATGAAATAGATCGCCAGGCCGATCAGCAGGCCGAGGATCAGCCACACCCATGCGGGGGTGGCCTGGCTGGAATTACGGGTGGCCTGACTCTTGCCGCGCCTTGCTGCCATCTACTGCGTCTCCACTTACATCTTTTCGGGGGCGCTGACGCCCAACAGGTCCAGACCGTTCGCCAGTGCCTGGCGCACCGCCAGCGCCAGCGCCAGTCGTGCATCACGCAGCGCGGCGTCTTCCACCAGCACCGGCGTGCCGGCGTACCACGTGTGGAAAGCATAGGCCAAGTCGCGCAGGTATTGCGCGACGGTATGCGGCTCCAGCGATTCGCCGGCGGCTTCCACCACTTCCGGATATCGCGACAGTTCCACCATCAGGGACAGCGAGGTGTCGTCGTCCAGCAGGGAAAGGTTGGCCAAGGCCTGCGCCTGGTCGTAGGCGTAGCCCTTTTCGGCCGCCTGGCGCAGCAGGCTGCAGACGCGCGCATGCGCGTACTGCACGTAGAACACCGGATTGTCGTTGCTCTGCTGCCGGGCCAGGTCGATGTCGAACGTCAGCTGCGAATCCGGCTTGCGCGCGATCAGGAACCAGCGGGTGGCATCGGCGCTGGTCTCCTCGATCAGGTCGCGCAGGGTGAAGTAGCTGCCGGCACGCTTGGAGAGCTTCACTTCCTCGCCGCCGCGCATCACCGTGACCATCTGGTGCAGCACGTACTCCGGATAGCCCACGGGAATGCCTTCGTTCAGCGCCTGCAGACCGGCCTTCACGCGCGCCAGCGAGCCGTGGTGGTCGGCGCCCAGTTCGGTGATGGCGCGCTGGTAGCCGCGCTGCCACTTGCTGAGGTGGTAGGCCACGTCGGGCACGAAGTAGGTGTACGTGCCGTCGGACTTGCGCATCACGCGGTCCTTGTCGTCGCCGAAGTCGGTGGACTTCAGCCACAGTGCGCCGCCTTCCTCATAGGTGTGGCCGGAGGCGATGAGCTTGCGCACGGTTTCCTCGACCTTCCGGTCGGCGTACAGCGAGCTTTCCAGGAAGTACGTGTCGAACGACACGCCGAACGCCTCCAGGTCCAGGTTCTGCTCGCGGCGCAGGTAGGCCACGGCGAAACGGCGGATGGCATCGAGGTCGTGCGGATCCTTGCCGCCGGTCACGGCATGGCCTTCGACCTCGACGGTATCGCCGGCCAGGTAGGCCTTCGCCACGTCGGCGATGTAATCGCCGCGGTAGCCGTCTTCGGGCCAGCCCTCGCCGTCGGGCGACTTGCCCAGCGCGCGTGCCTGGGTCGACTTGGCCAGGTTGTCGATCTGCACGCCGGCGTCGTTGTAGTAGAACTCGCGCCGGGTGTTCCAGCCGTTGGCCTGCAGCACGCGCGCGATGCAGTCGCCGATGGCGCCCGCGCGGCCGTGGCCGACGTGCAGCGGACCGGTCGGGTTGGCGGAGACATATTCCACGCCCACCGTGCGGCCGGCACCGCTATCGTTGCGGCCGTACGCGGCGCCCTGCGCCAGCGTGGTCGCGACTTCGCGCTGGTAGGCGCCGGGCGACAGGTGGAAGTTGATGAAGCCAGGCCCCGCGATCTCGACCTTCGCCACGTCATCACTGGGCGGCAAGGCGGCTACCAGGGCGGTGGCGATGGCGCGGGGATTGCTGCGCGCGGCCTTGGCCAGCTGCATGGCGGCGTTGGTGGCGAAATCGCCGTGCTCGCGCGTCTTGGGGCGTTCGACCACGAAGTCCGGCGTGGCGGTGTCGGCCGGCAGGGTGCCGGCGGTGCGCAGGGCGTCGATGCCCCGGGTGATCAGGGCGCGGAGGGAGGCTTTCACGGAGGGCCGTCGTGTTGCGTGGGAACCCCGTATTCTAGTTTTTCCGCGGGCTCCGGTGGGGTTCCGGGCATTCAGCCCGGGTCGGCCTCATACCCAGCCGCGTGCCGCCATCGACTGCGGCGGTCCGTCGCCGACGACGAAGTGGTCCAGCAGCCGCACGTCCACCAGCGCCAGGGCCTGCTTCAGCTTCGCGGTGACGGTGCGGTCGGCGGCCGAAGGCTCGGCACACCCGGAGGGATGGTTGTGGCCCACGATCAATGCCGCCGCGTTGTGGGCCAGCGCCCGTCGGGCCACTTCGCGCGGATAGACCTCGGCGCTGTCCACCGAGCCCTGGAACAACTCCTCGAAGGCCAGCGCCCGGTGCCGCGTGTCCAGGAACAGGGCGGCGAACACCTCCTGGGGCCTGCCGCGCAGGCGCTGGGCGAAGTAGCTCCCGGCGGCCTGGGGGTCGCTGATGGCGTCACCCCGTTCCAGCGACGCCTGCAGGAAGCGCGTGCCCAGTTCCAGCGCACCGGCCAGCGCGCAGGCCCGGGCCGGCCCCAGCCCGGGCAGCGTGGTCAGCTCGGTGGGGGGACGTTCCAGCAGCAGGCGCAGTGGGCCATGGATCGCCAGCAGGTCGCGTGCGGTCGCCACTGCATCACGCCCCTGCAGGCCCGAGCCGAGGAAGATCGCCAGCAGCTCGGCATCGCTGAGGCTGGCGGGGCCGCGGGCCAACAGCTTTTCTCGGGGGCGTTCGGTGTGGGGCCAGTCGCGGATATGCATGGCGCCAGCGTCGGCGAACAACGATCAGCCGGCCATCGGGGTTGCCGGGGCGTTCGGGTAAGCTAATCGCCTGTATGGATGTGGGAAACGGCCGACGTGAGCGGATCGAACAAGGCGCAGGGGCTGGCAGGACGTCGTCTCCTGTTGTGCGTGGGGGGCGGCATTGCCGCCTACAAGTCGCTGGAGCTGGTGCGCCGGCTCAAGGACGCCGGGGCCGACGTGCAGGTGGCCATGACCGCCGGCGCGCAGCAGTTCGTCACGCCGCTCAGCTTCCAGGCCCTGTCCGGCCAGCCCACCCGCACCACGCTGTGGGACAGTGCGGCCGAACAGGCCATGGGCCACATCGAACTGGCCCGCTGGGCCGAGCGCATCGTCATCGCCCCCGCCACGGCCGACCTGCTGGCACGCCTCACCCACGGCCTGGCCGATGACCTGGTCACCACGCTCTGCCTGGCCACCACGGCGCCCCTGACCGTGGCCCCGGCCATGAACCACCGCATGTGGCAGCACCCGGCGACCCAGGCCAACCTGGCCACGCTCCGCAGCCGCGGCGTGCACGTGGTGGGACCCAACGACGGCCCGCTGGCCGAAGGCGAATCCGGCCCCGGCCGGCTGGCCGAGCCTGACGAGATCGTCGCCGCGCTGGCACAGGCGATGGGCGCGCCCACCGCCACCACCGCCACCGCCACCACCACCGCCCGGCAGGAGCTGGCCGGCCTGAAGATCGTCGTCAGCGCCGGCCCCACCTACGAAGACCTCGACCCGGTGCGTTACCTGGGCAACCGCAGCAGCGGCAAGATGGGATTCGCCGTGGCCGCCAGCGCTGCCCGCCGTGGCGCGCAGGTCACGCTGGTCGCCGGTCCGGTCAGCCTGCCCACGCCACCGGGCGTAACCCGGGTGGACGTGCGTTCTGCCGCGCAGATGCACGACGCGGTGTTCGCCGCGTTGCCGGCGGATGTCTACATCGGCGCCGCTGCCGTCGCCGACTACACCCCGCGCGAACCGGCCGCCAACAAGATCAAGAAATCCAGCGAATCGTTGGCGCTGGACTTGGTGCGCACGCCGGACATCCTCGCCAAGGTCGCCGGGCAGACGCAGGCATTGAAGCTGGTCGTCGGGTTCGCCGCCGAAACCAACAACGTGGCCGAATACGCCCGCGGCAAGCTGGTCGCCAAGCGGCTGGACATGATCGTCGCCAACCGCGTGGGCATCGCCGACGGCGGTTTCGAGAGCGACCAGAACGCGATGACCGCGTACTGGAAGGATGGCGAGCGCGCTTTTGCGTCCGCCCCCAAGACGCAGCTGGCCGATGAACTGATCGACCTGATCGTGGAGCGCCTGGACGCATGAGCACGTCGCACGCCGTGGAAGTGAAACTGCTGGACCCGCGCTTCGGTGACGAGTGGCCATTACCGGCCTACGCCACCGAGGCCAGCGCCGGCATGGACCTGCGTGCCGCCATTGACGCTCCGCTGGTGCTGCAGCCCGGCGATACCGCGCTGGTGCCCAGCGGCATCGCCCTGCACCTGGGTGATCCGCAGCTGTGCGCGGTGGTGCTGCCGCGCTCCGGGCTGGGCCATCGCCACGGCATCGTGCTGGGCAACGGCACCGGCCTGATCGACGCCGATTACCAGGGCCCGCTGCTGATCAGCGTATGGAACCGGGGCCACGAGACCTTCACCATCCAGCCCGGCGACCGCATCGCCCAGGTCATGGTGTTGCCGGTAGTGCGCGTGAGCCTGCAGGTAGTGGATACTTTCGCCGACAGCGCACGGGGGACGGGTGGCTTTGGCCACACCGGCGTGCGGTGACAGGGGACAATCGATGAAGACGACGAACGAGAGCCGCGCACGGATTCCCGTGGGTGACCTGCGCCGCGCGCTGCCGTTGGCCAGCGTGCTGCTGGTGCTGGTGGCCGGTCTGCTGGCCTGGAGTGGCGTGCGCCAGTGGCGCGACGCGCGACTGACCGAAGAGGTGGAGCGTGCCCGCGACACCGCCGCGACCGCCGTGCAGTCGACCTACGCCGCACAGACCCAGCAGCTGGCCAAGCGCCTGGCAGCCGCACCGGTCAAGGCCGCGCTGGCGTCCGGCGACACCGCCGCTGCCGTCGCCGCGCTGCGGGAGGGCTGGGCGGGTGTCGAGCATGTCGAAATACTCGACGGCAGCCTGGAAGCCCACTATCAGGACCCGGCCACCTACGGTTTCAGCAAGCTGGCCCTGCTTGAAGCGGGCATGCAGGGTGATGCCGTCGCCGCGCGCGTGGTGAAGGACGGCAAGGCCACGGTATTCGGCCTGGCCGCAGCCGTGCCGCAGGGTGTGGTCTATGTCCGCCTGCCGCTGGCCCGGCTGACCAGCGGCTTCGACGCCGTGGCGGTATCGGGCGACGGCTACCTAGCGCTGCGCCAGGGCGCTTTCAGCGTGCGCGAGCGCGGCAATGCCAGCCTGTCCGAGGGCGCGGAAGTCATGGCGCACGCGGTGGGCAAGACCGGCCTGCGTGTTGCGGCCGCGGTGCCCGACAGTGAATCCGGCCCGCTGGGGCTGGGCGCCATCGCCAGCCTGATCGCCGCCGGCGTGCTGGGCCTGCTGGCGCTGCTGGCCCTGCTGGTGCTGCGCGGTGGCATCCGCCTGCCGACATTCGGGAAACAGAAAGGAGCAATGGTGGAAGACACGGACGAACCGACCCTGGGCGAAGCGCTGCTGCGCGAACCCCCGCCGCCGCCGGCTGGCGGCACGCGCACCGCGCCGAAGGACGAATACACCCAGGCGGAAGCCAAGACCGTGGAAGTCGATCCCGGCATCTTCCGCGCCTATGACATCCGCGGCATCGTCGGGCAGTCCCTCAGCATCGAGGTCGCCGAACTGATCGGCCTGGCCATCGGTTCGGTGATGCGCGACGAGGACCTCAACGACATCGTGGTGGGCCGCGACGGCCGCCTTTCCGGCCCCGATCTGATCGGTGGGTTGATCGAAGGCCTGCGCAAGGCCGGCCGCAACGTCATCGACATCGGCCTGGCGCCTACTCCGGTGGCGTACTTCGGTGCCTACCACCTGCGTACCGGCAGCAGCGTGGCGGTGACCGGCAGCCACAACCCCCCGGACTACAACGGCTTCAAGATCGTCGTCGGCGGGCAGACGCTGTCTGGCGACGCCATCACCGACCTGTACGAGCGCATCCGCGACAACCGCCTGTTCATCGCCAACGTGCGCGGCGACCTGCAGCAGCGTGACGTGTCGGCCGACTACATCCAGCGCATCGCCGACGACGTGCAACTGGAGCGTCCGCTGAAGGTCGTGGTGGACGCCGGTAACGGCGTGGCCGGCGACATCGCGCCTCAGCTGCTGGAAGCGATCGGCGCGGAAGTCATCCCGCTGTACTGCGACGTCGACGGCACCTTCCCCAACCACCATCCCGATCCCAGCGAACCGCACAACCTGGAAGACCTCATCCAGACCGTGAAGCGTTTCGACGCCGACATCGGCCTGGCGTTCGACGGTGACGGCGACCGCCTGGGCGTGGTGACCAAGGAAGGCGCCATCATCTTCCCGGACCGCCTGCTGATGCTGTTCGCCGCCGACGTGCTGGAGCGCAACCCCGGCGCGCTGATCATCTACGACGTGAAGTGCACCGGAAAACTGCAGGGCTGGGTGCTGCGCCACGGCGGCACGCCGATGATGTGGAAGACCGGGCATTCGCTGATCAAGGCCAAGATGCGCGAAACCGGTGCCGAACTGGCGGGCGAGATGAGCGGCCATTTCTTCTTCCAGGAACGCTGGTACGGCTTCGACGACGGGCTGTACTCCGCCGCGCGCCTGCTGGAGATCCTGGCCAACCGCGCCGAAACGCCGTCCGAAGTGCTGGCCGAGCTGCCCGATGGCGTGTCCACGCCGGAGATCAAGGTGGCGGTGGACGAAGGCACGCCGCATGCCATCGTCGAGCGCTTCGTCGAAGGCGCCAGCTTCGAAGGCGCCCGCCTGTCCACCATCGACGGCCTGCGTGCCGACTGGGATGACGGCTGGGGCCTGGTGCGCGCGTCCAACACCACGCCGATCCTGGTGCTGCGCTTCGAAGCCGACAACACCGAAGCGCTGGAACGCATCAAGACCGAGTTCCGCACCCGCCTGCAGGCGCTGGCGCCGGAACTGACCATGACGTTCTGAGGGCAGGGGCCACCACACTTGGCCCCGCACCCTGCAGACATCCACGACGCCGGGCATGCCCGGCGTCGTCGTTTTCTGATTGCCAGTGCGTGCCCGGCGGAGGAATGACAGGGGCCCGCACGGCGGGCCGACCCGTCAGTTGCGCGCCGGTGCCTGCGCCTGCGTTGCCGGCGGCGTGTCGGTGGCGGCGGGTGCATCGGGTGCCGTTGCCGTGCCTTCCGCCGGGGCGATGCCCATCGCGGTGCGGTAGCGCTGCATGATGTCGGCGATTTCCACGTCCAGTTCCGCGCGCTGGGTCTCGAAGCTCTGCTGCAGGCGGCGCGTGCGGATCAGGTCGGCATGGCGCTGGCGGATGCTGGCGGCCATCTCCGGCGAGACCGGGCGGCCGGCCAGTTCGCGGTCGCCAGCGGTCTGCAGCAGGGTGACCAGGCCTTCGCGCAGGCTGATGACGTTGTAGCGCGCGGTGCGCACGTTGTTGTCGACGATGGCGGTGCGTTCGGTGAACACCCGGCGCAGGTCTTCCTCCGTGCGGTACGACAGCAGCATGGCGGCGTCGGTGCGGCGACGGGTTTCTTCTGCAGCCTTGTCCATCTGCAGCTGCTGGGCGGCGACGGCGGCCTGGGCGCGCTCCTCTTCGGTCAACGCGCGGGCCACTTCACCGGTGCGCAGGCCGCTGGCGGCGCTGATTTCCTGGCGCGCGGCGTTCACCGCCTCGGGCGGCAGCGCATCGCTGCACACTCGCGTGCCCTTGTCGTCCCAGCAGAAGAGTTTCTTGGGTGCCTTGCCATCCGCGGATTTCTGCGCGCCGGCCACGGGAGCCAGCGCCAGCAGGACGGCGGTCATCAGGAACGTCGATCGGATCGTCATGGCAGCCCCCTGCTGCATTCAACCCTGGAGCGCGCTGCCGTAGCGGGCCCGGTAGGCCAGCAGACGGTCGCGATGCTGCACAAGGTCGGCGCTTTCGCCGGCAAAAGCAAGCAGGTCGTGCAGGCTGGCCACGGCGATGACCGGCACCCCGGTTTCCTCGGCCACGGACTGCGCGGCGGACGGGCGGGGCGTGCCTTCGGCATCGCCTTGTCCGCCGTCATTCAGCGTTTCCTGGCGATCCAGCGCCACCACGATGCCGGCGGGGACGCCGCCGCCGGCGCGGATCAGGCCCAGCGCCTCACGGATGGCGGTGCCGGCGGTGATCACGTCATCCACGATCAGCACGCGCCGGTCTTCCAGCGGCGCGCCGATCAGCAGGCCGCCTTCGCCGTGGTCCTTGGCTTCCTTGCGGTTGAACGCCACCGGCAGGTCGCGGCCGCGGCGGGCGAACTCGCAGCCCAGCGCGGTGGCCAGCGGGATGCCCTTGTAGGCCGGGCCGA includes the following:
- a CDS encoding M48 family metalloprotease, whose product is MESDHIRRARMARLEQAYDAAPGRYQLRLALLAALGYLVMGAALLLTAGVALVLVFHLLFRPVDDGWILVPILLLGLTGAVLARALWIRFVPPEGHMLADGEAPALRAEVERIREAVGAQRLHGLVIDAQLNAAAAHVPAGFGLWRQRHYLVLGLPLLQLLDREELASVIAHEFGHFHDGRRRFSSWIYRSRVGWHRVLDGLSRQALGSQVLLLLFFRWYARCFDEHSFVLARRQEYAADAAAQAVAGTTPTATALVRVALASDWLAREFWPDIERTAHAQAYPPVHVGASQARGLADQRRQQTRLPAWLLAHVPDPYDTHPGLAQRLAALDAGHDLRLDSALPPAAAGLLGVELVDRLEQRFSREWQAGAKPEWEARHRRLQAERQRLEALEADPRRLPAEWIEYAALMEEHRPATDAAPLYREALRHSPAHAVAHGRLGMLLLRRGDDEEGVEHLQRAMRLDAGLVPVLLRDLDDHVRTLAPEAPLHALAVRLREAFEAGPTAAHGDGVAEEAYSPHGLDASQLQAIRRVMAGYERIAAAWIVRRKAPGLSVEPHFVVLLEWAGSVASEIAAVPRLTAQLALPGTFSVLTTTRRTPELRQLRPRVGEPVHQRR
- the speA gene encoding arginine decarboxylase is translated as MSDWSTDRARKTYSIPHWAEGYFDVDSAGRIVVSPKGAQGPLIPLPEVVDAARAQGAQLPLLVRFPDILGDRLAKLQSAFAQAQADWEYKGGYTAVYPIKVNQHRGVAGTLASHAGEGFGLEAGSKPELMAVLALSRPGGLIVCNGYKDREYIRLALIGRKLGLQTFIVIEKPSELALVIEESHKLGVKPGLGVRMRLATLGAGKWQNSGGDKAKFGLSPRQVLDLWKQLRDAGLQDTLGLLHFHMGSQISNVRDIANGMREATRYFVELSKLGATISHVDVGGGLGIDYEGTRSRSYCSINYGLGQYASNIVQPLAEACEQHALTPPRIVTECGRAMTAHHAVLVVNVSEVEQAPEGRVPPSHDDEPAVIRHLREIHGELDTRPAVELFHEAQHHHSEGLSLYALGQIDLVHRARIDDLFYAIAHAVRARLSSDERSHRDLLDELNERLVDKYFVNFSVFESIPDVWAIDQVFPIVPIERLDEAPTRRGIIADMTCDSDGMVKTYVENEGLDSSLPLHAMKHGESYRLGIFLVGAYQEILGDIHNLFGDTDAVEVSADAGTGYLLTQQRRGDTTDVMLDYVGYQLADLRAVYRQRVEEAGLSADESKLLSDALEAGLTGYTYLSDEPLA
- a CDS encoding SDR family NAD(P)-dependent oxidoreductase — encoded protein: MTRTALITGATSGFGAAATRRFVAAGWRVIATGRRAERLQALVDELGADHVHAAAFDIRDEAAMDVALAALPQDFRGINLLVNNAGLAQGTAPAQSALLSDWRTMIDTNITALVTLTHRLLPLLVERKGAIINISSVAGVYPYPGGNTYGGSKAFVSQFSLGLRSDLHGTGVRVTTIEPGMAETEFTLVRTHGDRQASDKLYTGAAPMTAEDIADTIFYVATLPPHLNINRLEIMPVSQSVAGFQVARA
- a CDS encoding SPOR domain-containing protein, translated to MAARRGKSQATRNSSQATPAWVWLILGLLIGLAIYFIAPGLMKKDGDGFFRPQPNPDAQPAPIDSADVDAVVPETPATDAEGPATATPADDATAKETQYDFYTLLPGKEVQMSDAELAASAREEEARKARAALAGNAPVPAASTNTPGTAATAPQPTPINETAATTTTATTPPATPSSNNAPPKPATVASADNNARYILQAGAFGASGDAEATKAKIALLGLSARVESAQINGKTVYRVRMGPYGTAGELAEAKQKLASGGLPAMAIKAQ